From a region of the Zingiber officinale cultivar Zhangliang chromosome 4B, Zo_v1.1, whole genome shotgun sequence genome:
- the LOC121978388 gene encoding aspartyl protease family protein At5g10770-like, translating into MGNTLAYKEEATPSEARIPLDSGAKLQTLNCIVTIEHGGKQMTVIVDTGTPLFDPAASPSYRYIPCNTSTCDSLQEATGISNVCRADRPSCSYGLSYREGSYANGVLARDNMSLGSVGLWSHRARQVPTLLYLLNNTSIWWRLVLCLPTQEFDSLGSFILGNDYNVFKNLTPSVYIH; encoded by the exons ATGGGAAATACACTGGCTTACAAAGAGGAAGCAACTCCATCGGAAGCTCGAATTCCTCTCGACTCCGGAGCAAAGCTCCAAACTTTGAACTGCATTGTCACAATCGAGCATGGCGGCAAGCAGATGACAGTGATAGTGGACACCGGGA CCCCTCTCTTCGACCCTGCTGCTTCACCTTCCTACCGGTATATCCCATGCAACACTTCCACCTGTGATTCCCTGCAGGAGGCCACCGGAATCTCGAATGTCTGCCGCGCCGACCGTCCGAGTTGCAGCTACGGGCTCAGCTACAGGGAGGGATCCTACGCCAACGGAGTGTTGGCCAGGGACAACATGAGCTTGGGGAGTGTTGGACTCTGGTCTCATAGGGCTCGGCAGGTTCCAACTCTCCTTTATCTCTTAAACAACACCTCAATTTGGTGGCGTCTTGTCCTATGTCTCCCAACTCAGGAATTCGACTCGTTAGGGTCCTTCATCTTAGGCAATGACTACAATGTCTTCAAAAATTTGACACCATCTGTATATATACACTAA